In Sulfolobales archaeon, a single window of DNA contains:
- a CDS encoding Lrp/AsnC family transcriptional regulator, with protein MFKRVILDETDLRILEILKRNSRENIREIARRLGKPPSTISSKIKRLEKLGIIRGYTAIIDYQALGYQINALTLLQVEGAYIEEIERILSEEKNVRAVYDITGEYDVAIITTFRDVEDLNSFIKRILKNPYIKRSVTNIVLRIAKEKPNIDEDLSLIFSS; from the coding sequence ATGTTCAAGAGGGTAATACTGGATGAAACCGATCTGAGAATTCTCGAGATTCTCAAAAGAAATTCCCGAGAAAATATAAGAGAGATAGCTAGAAGACTGGGCAAACCTCCTTCAACTATATCAAGTAAGATTAAAAGACTAGAGAAACTAGGAATTATAAGAGGCTACACAGCGATCATAGACTACCAGGCTTTAGGCTATCAGATCAATGCTCTAACACTTCTACAAGTCGAGGGAGCTTACATAGAAGAGATCGAGAGAATACTCTCAGAAGAGAAGAATGTGAGAGCTGTATATGATATAACAGGAGAATATGATGTAGCTATAATAACAACATTTAGAGATGTAGAAGATCTCAATAGCTTCATAAAAAGAATACTGAAAAACCCCTATATAAAGAGATCTGTCACCAACATAGTTCTTAGAATAGCTAAGGAAAAACCTAATATAGATGAGGATCTATCGCTGATATTCTCATCTTAG